ATCCAAATCCACGTTCCCATTTTGAAACGGTTTTATTGCTTATGTTTAACGCATCAGAAACTTTTTTTTGTGTCAGTCCTTGCTCTTTTCGCAGCTGTAATATCAACTTTCCTACTTTTGAAGAGTCCATCCTTCACTCCCTCCCATCAACTGAACATCAACTACATTATTAAATCCTCCTTGCCCCTTCAATATTCCTAATGTAGCGATTACACATCTCTTCCAACTCATTGGTGTAATCTTCTTTTTCATTATCCTTTTCATCATAAGATAAAACTTCCAAAACTCCAATTTCAAATGCAGAATTTCCATGTATATTCCATAATTTTTGCAATTCTGAGTTGCGATGCATATTTGAATCAAGCTTAAAACGATTACTATTGATATATGCTTTTGTATCCTGAGAATATCCTATAAAGCATTCCTTTGTAGGCACACAAAGAAATGAGATAATTCCCATTTCAGTTTTTCTATGCTTATATTCCATTAAGAGCTGTTTTCTTCGATCCATTTTTGCCACCTCTCAATTATCATATTCCAATTGTCCCGGATAGACAATCCACGTTCCGTAGACTATTCAATAAGACGTTGGAAAATTTACTCAAAGTGTAACATAATGTCCTCTACCGATTGTTCGGGGGACTGTTCCGAGGTATCCAGCCAAAAGCCAATTCTGGGAGTCTCCCTCATGAAATTCTCATACAAAGTCTCCACCGTAAAACCAATATAACCCACCTTTCCCCGTTGCTTTTCACGATTTTTTACAGTTTTCACATTGGGACAAAGAACAATTATTTGAACAGGATAACCCTTTAACATATCTAATATGTGGAATAATTGTTCTCCGTAGTAATTATCCTGCAAAATAACGGAAAATCCGTTGTCATAATAGGTTTTTGCCGCATCTGCTGCCAAGCGATAACGCAGCTGTAATTGCCGTATAGCCTCATCAGAAGGCTGTGCGGACATCTCCGCACGTCCGGATACAATCATTCGACGAAACACATCGCCCCGCAAATGCACACCATTTCTCATTTTCGAAGCGAGCAGTTCCGAAACTGTTGATTTTCCGGACGCCATAACTCCAGTGATTAAATATATTGCTTTTTCCATAGAACAACTCCTCTAATTGATAAAATTTCAAGTTAAGTCCGCTTTCCATTAGAACGCTGGATTAACCCACATATTTCGAAATTTTATAGACTGAGATAAATTATTTTAACGTATTAAGTTTAATTTCTTATCTTTGATTTCATAAATAATATCAGCCACATTATCAAGCAGCCTTTTATCATGGGTGATAAACACAATAGTTCCAGCATACCCTTTCATCAGCACCTCCAAAGCTTCTAAACTTGGAAGGTCAAGGAAATTGCTCGGTTCGTCCATTAACAAAATATTATACCTTCCCATTAGCATTTTAGCCAGCAGCAATTTACTAATTTCGCCGCCGCTTAAAACAGATAACCTCTTGCCGATATCATTTTGTACAAAGCTCATGGAGGCTAAAACTGAACGAATTTCTGACACATTGTAATCACAATCCTCCTGC
This region of Clostridium sp. BNL1100 genomic DNA includes:
- a CDS encoding GIY-YIG nuclease family protein, with translation MDRRKQLLMEYKHRKTEMGIISFLCVPTKECFIGYSQDTKAYINSNRFKLDSNMHRNSELQKLWNIHGNSAFEIGVLEVLSYDEKDNEKEDYTNELEEMCNRYIRNIEGARRI
- a CDS encoding AAA family ATPase — its product is MEKAIYLITGVMASGKSTVSELLASKMRNGVHLRGDVFRRMIVSGRAEMSAQPSDEAIRQLQLRYRLAADAAKTYYDNGFSVILQDNYYGEQLFHILDMLKGYPVQIIVLCPNVKTVKNREKQRGKVGYIGFTVETLYENFMRETPRIGFWLDTSEQSPEQSVEDIMLHFE